One stretch of Halobaculum marinum DNA includes these proteins:
- a CDS encoding sulfatase-like hydrolase/transferase — translation MTFREWSRDAVSHVREDGVAEGGQRAAREFYQGLLRQTGRRLNYGRRIYDYDWDMVVVLDACRADLMAEVADEYSFTSRQIGYSCASSSGEWHLKNFGDEYAEQKADTGLVSANPYTDMHIDADDFHLLDEVWRDAFDSDAGTVLADRVTDRAITAHREHRPGRLVVHYMQPHYPFVPEQFSDDGGGMALGYDHTPWDTVWDRLRKGDISRERAWEGYRENLRYVLDHVGTLLQNVDADRVIITADHGNLLGEFGLYAHPQYVPIPALKRVPWIVTSGTDEGDHQPEEREPTETDLDDQLEALGYK, via the coding sequence ATGACGTTTCGGGAGTGGAGTCGCGACGCAGTCTCACACGTTCGCGAGGACGGGGTGGCGGAGGGCGGGCAGAGAGCGGCGCGGGAGTTCTACCAGGGCCTGCTCCGTCAGACCGGCCGTCGGCTTAACTACGGCCGGCGGATATACGACTACGACTGGGACATGGTGGTCGTCCTCGACGCCTGCCGCGCGGACCTGATGGCGGAGGTTGCTGACGAGTACTCGTTCACCTCCAGACAGATCGGGTACTCCTGTGCCAGCAGTTCCGGCGAATGGCACCTGAAGAACTTCGGCGACGAGTACGCCGAGCAGAAGGCCGATACGGGGCTCGTCTCCGCCAACCCCTACACGGACATGCACATCGATGCCGACGACTTCCACCTGCTGGACGAGGTTTGGCGCGACGCCTTCGACAGCGATGCTGGAACGGTCCTCGCCGACCGCGTCACCGACCGGGCGATTACGGCTCATCGCGAACACCGCCCGGGGCGACTCGTCGTCCACTACATGCAGCCACACTACCCCTTCGTCCCGGAGCAGTTCAGCGACGACGGCGGCGGGATGGCGCTCGGCTACGACCACACGCCCTGGGACACGGTCTGGGACCGACTCCGGAAGGGCGACATCAGCCGGGAGCGCGCGTGGGAAGGCTACCGGGAGAACCTCCGGTACGTCCTCGACCACGTGGGAACGCTACTGCAGAACGTGGATGCGGATCGGGTCATCATCACGGCGGACCACGGGAACCTGCTCGGTGAGTTCGGCCTCTACGCCCATCCCCAGTACGTCCCGATCCCCGCGCTGAAGCGTGTGCCGTGGATCGTCACCTCGGGGAC
- a CDS encoding sulfatase, whose amino-acid sequence MSQPNVLLLVLDSVRARNVSLYGYERETTPFLDEFAEEATVYRQARAPGRWSLPSHASLFTGLHVAEHGLYDEGLTLTPDNTVFEELAASGYDTGVFSYNGYINGATPSGLDRFETVEGYRDPPFPNAADPQGIRGQHREFLARSLRHDQPVRSLLNGALMKLGWDHPKLLPDRLLRNTSAGKTPDDVYVDLFLDWQAERDGPWAACLNFMCTHNAYDPPPQHDRWGDQAARDIQSSLEYGNWEFLGEQEPIEKLARLEGLYDGTIREADSYVERIVSSLRERGVLEDTLVVVTGDHGEGFGEADEIRPNLPTVQHVVGSNESLLHVPLVVKFPGQTEQTEVERVASLTEFANVARATIEGDVDQDAFARDDGVALASTHGLNEVNWERMREFCDGDVSRFEDATYVLYENTDDGTVRKMVNWKDRHTTLEIEDAHTIRETDADNRERVAEVFDDLSDAGVVVRAEGGVDEGTEARLEALGYR is encoded by the coding sequence ATGAGCCAGCCGAACGTTCTCTTACTCGTCCTCGACTCCGTCCGCGCACGAAACGTCTCGCTGTACGGGTACGAGCGCGAAACGACTCCGTTTTTGGACGAGTTTGCTGAAGAGGCGACGGTGTACCGGCAGGCTCGGGCACCGGGGCGCTGGAGCCTACCGAGCCACGCGAGCCTCTTCACGGGGCTCCACGTCGCCGAACACGGGCTCTACGACGAGGGACTCACGCTCACCCCCGACAACACGGTGTTCGAAGAACTCGCCGCCTCCGGCTACGACACTGGAGTGTTCTCCTACAACGGCTACATCAACGGGGCCACGCCCTCCGGACTCGACCGCTTCGAGACGGTCGAAGGGTACCGCGACCCGCCGTTCCCGAACGCGGCCGACCCACAGGGAATCCGCGGCCAACACCGAGAGTTCCTCGCCCGCTCGCTCCGACACGACCAGCCCGTCCGTTCGCTGTTGAACGGTGCGTTGATGAAGTTGGGTTGGGACCACCCAAAACTGCTCCCCGACCGGCTTCTCCGAAACACCTCCGCCGGGAAGACTCCAGACGACGTGTACGTCGACCTCTTTCTCGACTGGCAGGCAGAGCGTGACGGCCCGTGGGCGGCGTGCCTGAACTTCATGTGCACGCACAACGCCTACGACCCCCCGCCGCAACACGACCGCTGGGGCGACCAAGCAGCCCGCGACATCCAGTCCAGCCTCGAGTACGGCAACTGGGAGTTCCTCGGCGAACAGGAGCCGATCGAGAAACTTGCGCGTCTGGAGGGGCTCTACGACGGGACCATCCGGGAGGCCGATAGCTACGTTGAGCGCATCGTCTCGTCGCTCCGCGAACGCGGGGTGCTGGAGGACACGCTTGTCGTCGTCACGGGCGACCACGGCGAGGGATTCGGCGAAGCAGACGAGATACGCCCGAACCTCCCCACGGTCCAGCACGTCGTTGGCTCGAACGAGAGCCTCCTGCACGTGCCGCTCGTCGTGAAGTTCCCCGGACAGACCGAGCAGACGGAAGTCGAGCGAGTCGCGTCGCTCACCGAGTTCGCGAACGTCGCGCGCGCAACCATCGAGGGCGACGTCGACCAAGACGCGTTCGCCCGAGACGACGGAGTGGCACTCGCATCCACACACGGCCTGAACGAGGTGAACTGGGAGCGCATGCGCGAGTTCTGCGACGGCGACGTGTCCCGGTTTGAGGACGCAACCTACGTCCTCTACGAGAACACCGACGACGGGACGGTGCGGAAGATGGTCAACTGGAAGGATCGTCACACTACGCTCGAAATTGAGGACGCTCACACTATCCGGGAGACGGACGCGGACAACCGCGAGCGAGTCGCCGAGGTCTTCGACGACCTCTCAGACGCCGGCGTCGTCGTCCGTGCCGAGGGGGGGGTTGATGAGGGGACGGAGGCCCGTTTAGAGGCGCTGGGCTATCGCTGA
- a CDS encoding alkaline phosphatase family protein translates to MELLVVGLDGLSYNMLDRFDIDPEYIGRVTEEGVSGDLMSVDTPTTLPAWTSFQTGTDPGTHGLTNMIQQSADYDVSPFETNETEAAVYDYLDDAMLINLPASIGREPSADNTHLVSAMLAKDKADAVPPHLRELDSYVDYILDHDKSLKKRPSVYFDHVCEITRRRRDFAREAFDEYDPRFGFVLFSTPDWAGHLLSNFSDDAERATYYRQLLTVVDECTADLADLADNVLLMSDHGFEKKTRNIHVNDWLADRGYLHVEEEQVTPQHLAVAAAKAVGKRSDWVYERIRRVYNYIIGTSVGQSLQEAAESEVDYPKSQAWELRYGCLFINDDRFDHPNVDDPDALKRELKAELATITGPDGEPAFRDVLFAEEAYADPGEWAPDVIARPAPGAYPTMLDSPTDEPVSKTNNYNHRYRGLVAAEGPAFRSETTVEGLSIVDILPTLLHVLGEPVSPTFDGHVAHDLLADERDVETMPTADVPRPRLRTADETSQSERDEAVEERLADLGYIE, encoded by the coding sequence ATGGAGCTTCTCGTGGTTGGGTTGGACGGGCTCTCCTACAATATGCTCGACCGATTCGACATCGATCCCGAGTACATCGGTCGCGTCACGGAGGAGGGCGTGTCTGGAGATCTGATGAGCGTCGACACCCCGACGACGCTCCCCGCGTGGACGTCCTTCCAAACGGGAACGGATCCCGGCACGCACGGGCTCACGAACATGATTCAGCAATCTGCAGACTACGACGTCAGCCCGTTCGAGACGAACGAAACCGAGGCGGCGGTGTACGACTACCTCGACGACGCGATGCTCATCAACCTGCCCGCGTCCATCGGGCGGGAGCCAAGCGCCGACAACACGCACCTCGTAAGCGCGATGCTCGCCAAGGATAAGGCGGACGCCGTTCCCCCACATCTCCGCGAACTCGACAGCTACGTCGACTACATCCTCGACCACGACAAGAGCCTGAAAAAACGGCCGAGCGTCTACTTCGATCACGTCTGTGAAATAACGCGGCGGCGGCGCGACTTCGCCCGCGAAGCCTTCGACGAGTACGACCCCCGGTTCGGCTTCGTGCTGTTCTCGACCCCCGACTGGGCGGGCCACCTCCTCTCGAACTTCTCCGACGACGCCGAGCGCGCGACGTACTACCGTCAGTTGCTCACGGTGGTCGACGAGTGTACGGCGGACCTCGCGGACCTCGCGGACAACGTCCTCTTGATGAGCGACCACGGCTTCGAGAAGAAGACCCGAAACATCCACGTCAACGACTGGTTGGCCGACCGCGGCTACCTGCACGTCGAAGAGGAGCAAGTCACCCCACAACACCTGGCGGTCGCCGCAGCCAAGGCCGTTGGCAAGCGCTCCGATTGGGTGTACGAGCGGATCCGCCGGGTGTACAACTATATCATCGGCACCAGCGTCGGACAGAGCCTCCAGGAGGCCGCCGAGTCGGAGGTGGACTACCCGAAGTCCCAAGCGTGGGAGCTACGCTACGGCTGTCTGTTCATCAACGACGACCGCTTCGACCACCCGAACGTCGACGACCCAGACGCGCTGAAACGAGAACTCAAGGCGGAACTGGCGACGATAACCGGCCCAGACGGTGAGCCGGCGTTCCGTGACGTGCTGTTCGCCGAGGAGGCGTACGCCGACCCCGGCGAGTGGGCTCCCGACGTCATCGCCCGCCCCGCCCCCGGCGCGTATCCGACGATGCTCGACTCACCGACCGACGAGCCGGTGAGCAAGACCAACAACTACAACCACCGCTACCGCGGCCTCGTCGCCGCGGAGGGACCGGCGTTCCGCTCCGAGACCACCGTCGAAGGGCTCTCCATCGTCGACATCCTCCCGACACTGCTACACGTGCTGGGCGAGCCAGTGTCTCCGACGTTCGACGGACACGTCGCGCACGACCTCCTCGCCGACGAGCGCGACGTGGAGACGATGCCTACGGCGGACGTCCCGCGCCCGCGGCTCCGCACAGCCGACGAAACGTCCCAGAGCGAGCGCGACGAGGCTGTCGAGGAGCGACTCGCTGACCTGGGGTACATCGAGTGA
- a CDS encoding polysaccharide biosynthesis C-terminal domain-containing protein — protein sequence MSREALIAIIAKFALAATGFLGVVIFSRVLGVNGVGRYYALLAAANLVAQISSGVNGAIKKRVSEVETPVREYVGLGVVFNTGFVAVLAVLLLFTYPILQSYIGPFAFGIGFIGVVASLSYFALVNRVYAGIGNTGASFWTDTLRSLLTLAAQVTLLWLGWHVLGLLIGFVAATAATAVVVYLLLRLRPELPSRETVSRTYEFARWNVPNGLLQNMYSRLDVLLLYAIVGSSAVGLYEPALRLTIPATFISASIGDSLVVKASGLHSIDRDVVDDLKNAVSYTCLLSIPIFFGVVAMPAELMTVVYGPDFAAGALALVGLAAFQLFNTLRLPFAMVINGIDRPDLEFRVKLLVLVIHAPLAVGLGLEYGLLGVIAATVTTEVIRVFLYLYAARRLFDELVLTWQLGKQLLSGLVMFAAVAWLVDTVGVTGWFSLVGVVGVGAVVYFATLGGISSHFRSTLGHAVTNAVPEERQFW from the coding sequence ATGAGCCGGGAGGCGCTCATCGCCATTATCGCGAAGTTCGCACTCGCGGCGACGGGCTTCCTGGGCGTCGTCATCTTCTCCCGTGTGCTCGGCGTCAACGGCGTCGGGCGCTACTACGCACTGCTCGCGGCGGCGAACCTCGTCGCACAGATTTCCAGCGGGGTGAACGGCGCGATCAAAAAGCGCGTGAGCGAGGTGGAGACGCCCGTCCGCGAGTATGTCGGGCTGGGCGTGGTGTTCAACACTGGGTTCGTCGCGGTGTTGGCCGTACTCTTGCTCTTCACCTACCCCATTCTCCAGTCGTACATCGGTCCCTTCGCCTTCGGCATCGGCTTCATCGGTGTGGTCGCCAGCCTGAGTTACTTCGCGCTCGTCAACCGGGTGTACGCGGGCATCGGGAACACTGGGGCGTCGTTCTGGACAGACACGCTCCGGAGTCTGCTCACCCTCGCTGCACAGGTGACACTGTTGTGGCTGGGATGGCACGTGCTCGGTCTCCTTATCGGATTCGTCGCCGCGACGGCAGCGACGGCCGTCGTCGTCTATCTCCTCTTGCGCCTCCGGCCGGAACTTCCCTCGCGGGAGACGGTGTCGCGCACCTACGAGTTCGCACGCTGGAACGTTCCGAACGGCCTCCTGCAGAACATGTACTCGCGGCTGGACGTGCTGTTGCTCTACGCTATCGTTGGGAGCTCTGCCGTGGGGCTGTATGAACCGGCACTTCGGTTGACGATTCCGGCGACGTTTATCTCCGCGAGTATCGGCGACTCGCTGGTGGTGAAGGCCAGCGGCCTCCACTCGATCGATCGGGACGTGGTCGACGACCTGAAGAATGCTGTCTCCTACACGTGTCTCCTCTCGATTCCGATCTTCTTCGGAGTGGTGGCGATGCCCGCAGAGTTGATGACAGTCGTCTACGGTCCCGACTTCGCCGCGGGCGCGTTGGCGCTCGTCGGGCTGGCGGCGTTCCAACTGTTCAACACCCTCCGGCTGCCGTTCGCGATGGTCATAAACGGGATCGACCGGCCCGACCTTGAGTTCCGGGTGAAGTTGCTCGTCCTCGTCATCCACGCACCGCTGGCAGTCGGATTGGGCCTGGAATACGGCCTCCTCGGCGTCATCGCCGCGACAGTCACGACCGAAGTCATCCGGGTCTTTCTCTACCTCTACGCGGCGCGCAGGCTGTTCGACGAACTCGTCCTCACGTGGCAACTGGGCAAACAGCTGCTGAGCGGGCTGGTGATGTTCGCTGCCGTCGCGTGGCTCGTGGACACCGTCGGAGTTACGGGGTGGTTCAGCTTGGTCGGCGTTGTTGGCGTCGGTGCCGTCGTTTACTTCGCGACGCTCGGAGGGATCAGTTCGCACTTCCGGTCGACCCTGGGACACGCAGTCACGAACGCAGTGCCTGAAGAGAGACAGTTCTGGTGA
- a CDS encoding glycosyltransferase: MTTDSIPDRPDVEVQVRRDEGLNRARNAGVANASHDVVLILDDDLIFETAWFDRVVDRVAAEPRTVVTVRGTGILPQVSWPEGFTPGMGRVMGFRKEAWQDTGGFPVPCSHGGDTDFLMSAFEAGYTVVGIDHEFEHRDNDEDHYSLLDNLRWLAMLLRRHPRLVAPRLPAILAEKLR; this comes from the coding sequence TTGACGACAGACTCGATTCCCGACCGTCCCGACGTGGAAGTGCAAGTTCGCCGTGATGAAGGACTCAACCGCGCCCGGAACGCGGGCGTGGCAAACGCGAGCCACGACGTTGTGTTGATCCTCGACGACGACCTCATCTTCGAGACGGCGTGGTTCGACCGCGTGGTCGATCGGGTCGCGGCAGAACCGCGAACCGTCGTCACCGTCAGGGGCACCGGTATTCTGCCGCAGGTGTCGTGGCCCGAGGGGTTCACGCCGGGGATGGGCCGCGTGATGGGCTTCCGGAAGGAGGCGTGGCAGGACACGGGTGGATTCCCGGTTCCCTGCTCACACGGCGGTGACACAGACTTCCTGATGAGCGCGTTCGAGGCGGGCTACACCGTCGTTGGCATCGACCACGAGTTCGAACACCGAGACAACGACGAGGACCACTACAGCCTCCTAGACAACCTCCGGTGGCTCGCAATGCTGCTGCGACGCCACCCGCGGCTGGTTGCCCCTCGCCTTCCAGCGATACTCGCCGAGAAGCTCAGGTAG
- a CDS encoding sulfatase, whose protein sequence is MSDPGTGTTDRNVIIISGDSLRYDRATDPEVMPYLTRRADEGLHFSNAVSNAGFTPGSFPSMMASRYPSSIDGIGIPTEGGVTTLAEELSEVGYECGVWSDNKFVGPDYNYDRGYATGSGYEAGLRDKVREYVDESSRLFALLEFGYMQIWQRVKNALTESHYYSTAADLNGRAQSWLEERDPDSDSVHLWLHYMDSHHPYEPPADWMPDDLETVSNRSEANNVTRRVCKQDGEGCTDAEIRDAGRLYDAECEYLDTQIESFVEDYLVPEGWLTEDDILVITSDHGEIIDDYETWGEFGHGNFFCEECTRVPLILDGPVESGERDGQVSLVDLVPTLLDLCGIDSPAEDLLMGRSLLDDPVETEPVFYDGTLDFHGARGQVAKRFNTEAVGEDTYLNTEYGDGDERIVDGDERHEELDAFVQEQLATCSELAADTKAIDPDSLQVEQHMKDLGYLE, encoded by the coding sequence ATGAGCGACCCGGGAACCGGTACGACTGACAGGAATGTCATCATCATTTCGGGCGACAGCCTCCGCTACGACAGGGCGACTGACCCGGAGGTGATGCCGTACCTCACGCGCCGGGCCGACGAGGGACTCCACTTTTCGAACGCAGTTTCGAACGCCGGCTTCACTCCCGGGTCGTTCCCCTCGATGATGGCGTCACGCTACCCGAGTAGTATCGACGGCATCGGCATCCCCACCGAGGGTGGCGTGACGACGCTCGCCGAGGAACTCTCCGAGGTGGGCTACGAGTGCGGCGTCTGGTCGGACAACAAGTTCGTCGGCCCCGATTACAACTACGACCGCGGGTACGCGACCGGCTCCGGCTACGAGGCCGGCCTCCGGGACAAGGTTCGGGAGTACGTCGACGAGTCGAGCCGGCTATTCGCACTGTTGGAGTTCGGATACATGCAGATCTGGCAGCGCGTCAAAAATGCACTCACCGAGTCGCACTATTACAGCACGGCGGCCGACCTGAACGGACGGGCCCAGTCGTGGCTCGAAGAGCGCGACCCAGACTCCGATTCCGTCCACCTGTGGCTCCACTATATGGACTCCCACCACCCGTACGAACCGCCCGCCGACTGGATGCCAGACGACCTCGAGACGGTGTCCAATCGAAGCGAGGCGAACAATGTCACTAGGCGAGTTTGCAAGCAGGACGGCGAGGGATGTACGGACGCCGAGATCCGGGACGCAGGTCGCCTCTACGACGCCGAGTGCGAGTATCTAGACACGCAGATCGAGTCGTTCGTCGAGGACTACCTCGTGCCGGAGGGCTGGCTGACCGAGGACGATATCCTCGTCATCACGAGTGACCACGGCGAGATCATCGACGACTACGAGACGTGGGGGGAGTTCGGCCACGGCAACTTCTTCTGCGAGGAGTGTACCCGAGTCCCGCTCATCTTAGACGGTCCCGTCGAATCTGGCGAGCGAGACGGGCAGGTCTCGCTCGTCGACTTGGTGCCGACCCTGCTGGATCTATGTGGCATCGACTCCCCTGCAGAGGACCTTCTGATGGGGCGGTCGCTCCTCGACGATCCGGTGGAGACGGAGCCAGTGTTCTACGACGGCACCCTTGACTTCCACGGCGCACGCGGCCAGGTCGCCAAGCGCTTCAACACCGAGGCCGTCGGCGAGGACACCTACCTGAACACCGAGTATGGAGACGGCGACGAGCGCATCGTGGACGGTGACGAACGCCACGAGGAACTGGACGCGTTCGTACAGGAGCAACTAGCGACCTGCTCCGAACTCGCAGCAGACACGAAGGCGATAGATCCCGACAGCCTGCAGGTCGAGCAGCACATGAAAGACCTCGGGTATCTGGAATGA
- a CDS encoding glycosyltransferase produces MNERVAIVHDGFADTPGGAAKVATALAAALDADLYAGRAGKPAWYEERVEREVTLYAERANSLPTMLRDAMVAYETGRLHLPEYDTVVTTGVPAKFYQPESRQLHHHYTHHPPLRYTEWLGRDKLTGLGNFRYLIRKPAMYADWIEMQRVRKILANSRTTRERIDRHYGLDATVVNPPIEYDDRPVLDTEHREDYFLSAGRLGERKRLETLIRAFARTDERLVLCGDGPLRKELTELTEETGANVEFRGFVPEEAVVETMRKAKGGVFIPVEEDFGMAIAECLCYGTPLVVTDEPNPKYMVDAENGHRVEPTVDAVAEAIKQFDPGAFDPNSIAASARQRYGADRFATEVREALREERTI; encoded by the coding sequence ATGAACGAGCGCGTCGCAATCGTCCACGACGGCTTCGCGGACACTCCCGGGGGTGCCGCGAAGGTGGCGACTGCCCTCGCCGCGGCGTTAGACGCTGACCTCTACGCCGGCCGGGCCGGAAAACCGGCGTGGTACGAGGAGCGCGTCGAGCGGGAGGTGACGCTTTACGCCGAGAGGGCGAACTCACTCCCGACGATGCTCAGGGACGCGATGGTGGCCTACGAGACAGGCCGTCTCCACCTCCCGGAGTACGACACGGTTGTCACGACGGGTGTTCCGGCGAAGTTCTACCAACCAGAGTCGCGTCAGCTCCACCACCATTACACCCACCATCCACCGCTTCGCTACACGGAGTGGTTGGGGCGGGACAAACTCACCGGACTCGGGAACTTCCGCTATCTCATCCGGAAACCCGCCATGTACGCCGACTGGATAGAGATGCAGCGGGTCCGGAAGATACTCGCCAACAGCCGAACGACCAGAGAGCGCATCGACCGCCACTACGGACTGGACGCGACGGTGGTGAACCCGCCAATCGAGTACGACGACCGGCCGGTCCTCGACACCGAGCACCGTGAGGACTACTTCCTCTCCGCCGGCCGGCTTGGTGAGCGAAAGCGCCTCGAGACGCTCATCCGCGCGTTCGCCCGGACGGACGAACGCCTCGTGCTCTGTGGCGACGGGCCGCTCAGGAAGGAGCTCACAGAACTCACAGAGGAGACGGGTGCGAACGTCGAGTTCCGCGGATTCGTCCCCGAGGAAGCGGTCGTCGAGACGATGCGGAAAGCGAAGGGCGGCGTGTTCATCCCCGTCGAGGAAGACTTCGGGATGGCCATCGCGGAGTGTCTCTGCTATGGAACGCCGCTCGTCGTCACAGACGAGCCGAACCCGAAGTACATGGTCGATGCGGAGAACGGACATCGGGTCGAGCCAACCGTCGACGCCGTCGCCGAGGCGATCAAACAGTTCGACCCGGGCGCGTTCGACCCCAACTCGATAGCGGCGAGCGCCCGTCAGCGCTACGGCGCAGATCGATTCGCGACGGAGGTCCGGGAGGCGCTCCGCGAGGAACGAACCATTTAA